The Cervus elaphus chromosome 21, mCerEla1.1, whole genome shotgun sequence genome window below encodes:
- the TONSL gene encoding tonsoku-like protein isoform X2 yields the protein MNLERELRQLSKAKAKAQRSGRLREEASVCHQLGELLASHGCYAEALREHQHELQLLETTDDPLGCAVAHRKIGERLAEMEDYSAALQHQHRYLELACALSNHVEQQRAWATIGRTHLDIYDHDQSQDTLQQAQDAFEKSLAILDEKLQGSLPKRELSEMRTRIYLNLGLTCESLQQVALCSAYFKKSIFLAEQNHLYEDLFRARYNLGAIHWRRGQHSQAMRCLEGARECARVLKQGFLESECCLLLSQVLLDLGDFLAAKRALKKAYRLGSQKPLQKASVCRTLKYVLAVVQLQQRLEESEESDPEVAMGICEQLGDLFSKAGDFPKAAAAYQKQLRFAELLSRPGPELAVIHVSLAATLGDMKDHRQAVHHYEAELRLQEGNPLEEAKTWLNIALSREEAGDAYEVLAPCFQEALGCAQLAGQPQLQRQILRHFHAVQLRLQPQEAPSTEARLQELRVAGDEDEGDGEGEEDDDALEAVELELSESEDEADTGPPLEEDEELRGCLGQQRVNKWSRRNDVGETALHRACIEGRLGRVQDLVRQGHPLNPRDYCGWTPLHEACNYGHLDIVRFLLDHGAAVDDPGGQGCDGITPLHDALNCGHFEVAELLIERGASVTLRTRKGHSPLETLQQWVKLYGKDLDSETREKAAAMGRLLQAASLGQAPHSSWAPQTLPSNHLFDPETSPPSSPCPGTPEVCEASPRVSQGLAVSTVARPRRSRHKLASSSSSEGEDSAGPSQPTQKRARHTGPSPQTKAPMARPASDREAATSASWAAYRAAIRGVGSAQTCRLGPSPLRGPSEAPIPQAALIPKEECLAGDWLEEDFPMSPGHRGRRPARPQSGGDGGRHHASGPGSDMARRPRARVRAWQSRLPCLKSWSTPVRADRADSPATEPARSPDVPRAVAPSGENPTAGQLSGQALPPPIRVRVRVQDNLFLIPVPHREAHSVAWLAEQAAQRHYQASGLLPRLSLQKEGALLAPQDPIPDVLQSNEEVLAEVTSWDLPPLRDRYRRACQSLEQGEHQQVLQAVEHQGSAPAFSACSLALCQAQLTPLLRALKLHSALRELRLAGNRLGDGCVAELLATLDTVPALTLLDLSSNHLGPEGLRQLAAGLLGQTTLQNLEELNLSMNPLGDGCGQALASILRACPVLCTLHLRACGFGPSFFLSHQAAVGSAFQDTKRLKTLSLSYNGLGPTALAQVLGSLPAHSLLRLELSSVATGKSGLGLTEPVVRYLSQAASWST from the exons ATGAACCTGGAGCGCGAGCTTCGCC AGCTGAGCAAGGCCAAAGCTAAGGCCCAGAGGAGCGGGCGGCTGCGGGAGGAGGCCTCCGTCTGCCACCAGCTAGGGGAGCTCCTGGCCAGCCATG GCTGCTACGCGGAGGCCTTGCGAGAGCACCAGCACGAGCTGCAGCTCCTGGAGACCACCGACGACCCCCTGGGCTGCGCCGTGGCCCACCGCAAGATCGGAGAACGGCTGGCGGAGATGGAGGACTACTCGGCTGCCCTGCAG CACCAGCACCGCTACCTGGAGCTGGCATGTGCCCTCTCCAACCACGTTGAGCAGCAGAGGGCCTGGGCCACCATTGGCCGCACCCACCTGGACATCTATGACCACGACCAGTCCCAGGACACCTTGCAGCAGGCACAGGATGCCTTCGAGAAAAGCTTGGCTATCCTGGATGAGAAGCTGCAGG GTTCACTGCCCAAGCGAGAGCTGAGTGAGATGAGGACCCGAATCTACCTCAACCTGGGCCTCACCTGCGAGAGCCTGCAGCAGGTGGCCCTGTGCAGTGCCTACTTCAAGAAAAGCATCTTCCTGGCTGA GCAGAACCACCTGTATGAAGACCTGTTTCGAGCCCGCTACAACCTGGGGGCCATCCACTGGCGGCGGGGGCAGCACTCGCAGGCCATGCGCTGTCTGGAGGGGGCACGGGAGTGCGCGCGCGTCCTGAAGCAGGGCTTCCTGGAGAGCGAGTGCTGCCTGCTGCTCTCGCAG GTCCTCCTAGACCTCGGGGACTTCCTGGCTGCCAAGAGAGCCTTGAAGAAGGCCTATCGGCTCGGCTCTCAGAAGCCTTTGCAGAAAGCTTCGGTCTGCCGGACCCTGAAGTATG TGCTGGCGGTGGTCCAGCTGCAGCAGCGGCTGGAGGAGTCCGAGGAGAGTGACCCCGAGGTCGCCATGGGCATCTGTGAGCAGCTGGGGGACCTGTTCTCCAAGGCAGGCGACTTCCCCAAGGCCGCTGCAGCCTACCAGAAGCAG CTGCGCTTTGCGGAGCTGCTCAGCAGGCCGGGGCCCGAGCTGGCTGTCATCCACGTGTCCCTGGCTGCCACCCTGGGGGACATGAAGGACCACCGCCAGGCAGTGCACCACTACGAAGCAGAACTGAGGCTGCAGGAGGGCAACCCCCTGGAG GAGGCCAAGACCTGGTTGAACATTGCGCTGTCGCGTGAGGAGGCAGGCGACGCCTACGAGGTGCTGGCGCCGTGCTTCCAGGAGGCTCTTGGCTGCGCCCAGCTGGCCGGGCAGCCCCAGCTGCAG AGGCAGATCTTGCGGCACTTCCATGCTGTGCAGCTGCGGCTGCAGCCCCAGGAGGCCCCCAGCACCGAAGCCAGGCTGCAGGAGCTGCGAGTGGCTGGAGACGAGGATGAGGGGGACGGGGAGGGCGAGGAGGACGATGATGCTTTGGAGGCTGTGGAGCTGGAGCTCTCCGAGAGTG AGGATGAGGCCGACACAGGCCCACCGCTGGAGGAGGACGAGGAGCTACGAGGCTGCCTGGGCCAGCAGAGGGTGAACAAG TGGAGCCGGCGCAACGACGTGGGAGAGACAGCGCTGCACCGAGCCTGCATCGAGGGCCGGCTGGGCCGTGTCCAAGACCTGGTGAGGCAG GGCCACCCTCTAAACCCTCGGGACTACTGTGGCTGGACACCCCTGCACGAGGCCTGCAACTACGGGCATCTGG ACATCGTCCGTTTCCTGCTGGACCACGGGGCTGCGGTGGATGACCCAGGCGGCCAGGGCTGTGACGGCATCACGCCCCTGCATGATGCCCTCAACTGTGGCCACTTTGAGGTGGCTGAGCTGCTCATCGAGCGAGGAGCATCTGTCACCCTCCGCACCAGGAAA GGCCACAGCCCACTGGAGACACTGCAGCAGTGGGTGAAGCTGTACGGCAAGGATCTGGACAGTGAGACGCGGGAAAAGGCGGCTGCCATGGGGAGGCTGCTCCAAGCAGCCTCCTTGGGTCAAG CTCCCCACAGCTCCTGGGCTCCGCAGACCCTCCCAAGTAACCATCTGTTTGACCCTGAGACCTCTCCTCCCTCAAGTCCTTGCCCAGGAACCCCAGAGGTCTGTGAAGCCAGCCCCAGGGTGTCCCAGGGGCTGGCAGTGTCCACTGTGGCCAGACCACGGAGGAGCAGGCACAAATTGGCCAGCAGTAGCAGCTCAGAAGGCGAGGACAGCGCCGGCCCGTCCCAGCCCACCCAGAAGAGGGCCCGGCACACAGGCCCATCACCGCAGACCAAGGCCCCGATGGCCAGGCCCGCCAGCGATAGGGAGGCAGCCACAAGTGCCAGCTGGGCAGCCTACCGGGCGGCCATCCGCGGAGTGGGCAGTGCCCAGACCTGCCGCCTGGGCCCCAGTCCACTGCGAGGGCCCAGCGAGGCCCCCATCCCCCAAGCAGCACTCATCCCTAAGGAGGAGTGTTTGGCTGGGGACTGGCTGGAGGAAGACTTCCCGATGAGCCCCGGTCACCGGGGCCGCCGTCCAGCCCGCCCCCAGAGCGGTGGAGATGGCGGCAGACACCATGCCTCTGGCCCAGGCAGTGACATGGCACGCAGGCCCCGGGCCCGGGTTCGGGCCTGGCAGAGCCGACTGCCCTGTCTCAAGAGCTGGAGCACGCCAGTCAGAGCAGACAGAGCCGACAGCCCGGCCACAGAGCCCGCACGGAGCCCCGACGTCCCCAGGGCTGTGGCGCCCTCTGGAGAAAACCCCACAGCAGGCCAGCTCTCG ggccaggccctgccccctcccatccGAGTCCGAGTTCGAGTCCAGGATAACCTCTTCCTCATTCCCGTTCCACACCG GGAGGCCCACTCCGTGGCCTGGCTGGCTGAGCAGGCCGCCCAGCGTCACTACCAGGCCTCCGGGCTGCTGCCTCGGCTCTCCCTTCAAAAAGAGGGGGCCCTGCTGGCCCCTCAGGACCCTATCCCcgacgtgctgcagagcaacgaGGAG GTGTTGGCTGAGGTGACTTCGTGGGACCTCCCCCCACTGAGGGACCGTTACCGCCGGGCCTGCCAGAGCCTGGAGCAAG GGGAGCACCAGCAGGTGCTGCAGGCCGTGGAGCACCAGGGCTCAGCCCCCGCATTCAGCGCCTGCTCCCTGGCACTGTGCCAAGCCCAGCTCACGCCGCTGCTGCGGGCCCTGAAGCTGCATTCAGCGCTCCGGGAGCTTCGCCTGGCCGGGAACCGGCTGGGGGATGGGTGTGTTGCTGAGTTGCTGGCCACCTTGGACACTGTGCCCGCCCTGACCCTCCTTGACCTGTCCTCTAACCACCTGGGCCCTGAAGGCCTGCGCCAGCTTGCTGCGGGCCTCCTGGGGCAGACCACCTTGCAG AACTTAGAAGAGCTGAACTTGAGCATGAACCCCCTCGGGGATGGCTGTGGCCAGGCCCTGGCCTCCATCCTGCGGGCTTGTCCCGTGCTTTGCACCCTGCACCTCCGGGCCTGTGGCTTTGGCCCCAGCTTCTTCCTGAGCCATCAGGCGGCTGTGGGCAGCGCCTTCCAAG ACACCAAGCGCCTGAAGACACTGTCCCTGTCCTACAATGGCCTGGGCCCCACTGCCCTGGCCCAGGTCCTGGGGAGCCTGCCGGCTCACAGCCTCCTGCGCCTGGAGCTGAGCTCTGTGGCCACCGGCAAGAGTGGCCTAGGTCTCACGGAGCCCGTGGTTCGCTACCTGAGCCAG
- the TONSL gene encoding tonsoku-like protein isoform X1, whose amino-acid sequence MNLERELRQLSKAKAKAQRSGRLREEASVCHQLGELLASHGCYAEALREHQHELQLLETTDDPLGCAVAHRKIGERLAEMEDYSAALQHQHRYLELACALSNHVEQQRAWATIGRTHLDIYDHDQSQDTLQQAQDAFEKSLAILDEKLQGSLPKRELSEMRTRIYLNLGLTCESLQQVALCSAYFKKSIFLAEQNHLYEDLFRARYNLGAIHWRRGQHSQAMRCLEGARECARVLKQGFLESECCLLLSQVLLDLGDFLAAKRALKKAYRLGSQKPLQKASVCRTLKYVLAVVQLQQRLEESEESDPEVAMGICEQLGDLFSKAGDFPKAAAAYQKQLRFAELLSRPGPELAVIHVSLAATLGDMKDHRQAVHHYEAELRLQEGNPLEEAKTWLNIALSREEAGDAYEVLAPCFQEALGCAQLAGQPQLQRQILRHFHAVQLRLQPQEAPSTEARLQELRVAGDEDEGDGEGEEDDDALEAVELELSESEDEADTGPPLEEDEELRGCLGQQRVNKWSRRNDVGETALHRACIEGRLGRVQDLVRQGHPLNPRDYCGWTPLHEACNYGHLDIVRFLLDHGAAVDDPGGQGCDGITPLHDALNCGHFEVAELLIERGASVTLRTRKGHSPLETLQQWVKLYGKDLDSETREKAAAMGRLLQAASLGQAPHSSWAPQTLPSNHLFDPETSPPSSPCPGTPEVCEASPRVSQGLAVSTVARPRRSRHKLASSSSSEGEDSAGPSQPTQKRARHTGPSPQTKAPMARPASDREAATSASWAAYRAAIRGVGSAQTCRLGPSPLRGPSEAPIPQAALIPKEECLAGDWLEEDFPMSPGHRGRRPARPQSGGDGGRHHASGPGSDMARRPRARVRAWQSRLPCLKSWSTPVRADRADSPATEPARSPDVPRAVAPSGENPTAGQLSGQALPPPIRVRVRVQDNLFLIPVPHREAHSVAWLAEQAAQRHYQASGLLPRLSLQKEGALLAPQDPIPDVLQSNEEVLAEVTSWDLPPLRDRYRRACQSLEQGEHQQVLQAVEHQGSAPAFSACSLALCQAQLTPLLRALKLHSALRELRLAGNRLGDGCVAELLATLDTVPALTLLDLSSNHLGPEGLRQLAAGLLGQTTLQNLEELNLSMNPLGDGCGQALASILRACPVLCTLHLRACGFGPSFFLSHQAAVGSAFQDTKRLKTLSLSYNGLGPTALAQVLGSLPAHSLLRLELSSVATGKSGLGLTEPVVRYLSQEGCVLEHLSLSANHLGDTDVRALSRCLPLCPSLVSLDLSANPEVSGAGLEELLATLQKRPQGLSFLGLSGCAVQGPLGLDLWDKVVAQLQELQLCTRHLSAEDRDALHQLLPSQLGPRVCTLDQGPKLFFRRL is encoded by the exons ATGAACCTGGAGCGCGAGCTTCGCC AGCTGAGCAAGGCCAAAGCTAAGGCCCAGAGGAGCGGGCGGCTGCGGGAGGAGGCCTCCGTCTGCCACCAGCTAGGGGAGCTCCTGGCCAGCCATG GCTGCTACGCGGAGGCCTTGCGAGAGCACCAGCACGAGCTGCAGCTCCTGGAGACCACCGACGACCCCCTGGGCTGCGCCGTGGCCCACCGCAAGATCGGAGAACGGCTGGCGGAGATGGAGGACTACTCGGCTGCCCTGCAG CACCAGCACCGCTACCTGGAGCTGGCATGTGCCCTCTCCAACCACGTTGAGCAGCAGAGGGCCTGGGCCACCATTGGCCGCACCCACCTGGACATCTATGACCACGACCAGTCCCAGGACACCTTGCAGCAGGCACAGGATGCCTTCGAGAAAAGCTTGGCTATCCTGGATGAGAAGCTGCAGG GTTCACTGCCCAAGCGAGAGCTGAGTGAGATGAGGACCCGAATCTACCTCAACCTGGGCCTCACCTGCGAGAGCCTGCAGCAGGTGGCCCTGTGCAGTGCCTACTTCAAGAAAAGCATCTTCCTGGCTGA GCAGAACCACCTGTATGAAGACCTGTTTCGAGCCCGCTACAACCTGGGGGCCATCCACTGGCGGCGGGGGCAGCACTCGCAGGCCATGCGCTGTCTGGAGGGGGCACGGGAGTGCGCGCGCGTCCTGAAGCAGGGCTTCCTGGAGAGCGAGTGCTGCCTGCTGCTCTCGCAG GTCCTCCTAGACCTCGGGGACTTCCTGGCTGCCAAGAGAGCCTTGAAGAAGGCCTATCGGCTCGGCTCTCAGAAGCCTTTGCAGAAAGCTTCGGTCTGCCGGACCCTGAAGTATG TGCTGGCGGTGGTCCAGCTGCAGCAGCGGCTGGAGGAGTCCGAGGAGAGTGACCCCGAGGTCGCCATGGGCATCTGTGAGCAGCTGGGGGACCTGTTCTCCAAGGCAGGCGACTTCCCCAAGGCCGCTGCAGCCTACCAGAAGCAG CTGCGCTTTGCGGAGCTGCTCAGCAGGCCGGGGCCCGAGCTGGCTGTCATCCACGTGTCCCTGGCTGCCACCCTGGGGGACATGAAGGACCACCGCCAGGCAGTGCACCACTACGAAGCAGAACTGAGGCTGCAGGAGGGCAACCCCCTGGAG GAGGCCAAGACCTGGTTGAACATTGCGCTGTCGCGTGAGGAGGCAGGCGACGCCTACGAGGTGCTGGCGCCGTGCTTCCAGGAGGCTCTTGGCTGCGCCCAGCTGGCCGGGCAGCCCCAGCTGCAG AGGCAGATCTTGCGGCACTTCCATGCTGTGCAGCTGCGGCTGCAGCCCCAGGAGGCCCCCAGCACCGAAGCCAGGCTGCAGGAGCTGCGAGTGGCTGGAGACGAGGATGAGGGGGACGGGGAGGGCGAGGAGGACGATGATGCTTTGGAGGCTGTGGAGCTGGAGCTCTCCGAGAGTG AGGATGAGGCCGACACAGGCCCACCGCTGGAGGAGGACGAGGAGCTACGAGGCTGCCTGGGCCAGCAGAGGGTGAACAAG TGGAGCCGGCGCAACGACGTGGGAGAGACAGCGCTGCACCGAGCCTGCATCGAGGGCCGGCTGGGCCGTGTCCAAGACCTGGTGAGGCAG GGCCACCCTCTAAACCCTCGGGACTACTGTGGCTGGACACCCCTGCACGAGGCCTGCAACTACGGGCATCTGG ACATCGTCCGTTTCCTGCTGGACCACGGGGCTGCGGTGGATGACCCAGGCGGCCAGGGCTGTGACGGCATCACGCCCCTGCATGATGCCCTCAACTGTGGCCACTTTGAGGTGGCTGAGCTGCTCATCGAGCGAGGAGCATCTGTCACCCTCCGCACCAGGAAA GGCCACAGCCCACTGGAGACACTGCAGCAGTGGGTGAAGCTGTACGGCAAGGATCTGGACAGTGAGACGCGGGAAAAGGCGGCTGCCATGGGGAGGCTGCTCCAAGCAGCCTCCTTGGGTCAAG CTCCCCACAGCTCCTGGGCTCCGCAGACCCTCCCAAGTAACCATCTGTTTGACCCTGAGACCTCTCCTCCCTCAAGTCCTTGCCCAGGAACCCCAGAGGTCTGTGAAGCCAGCCCCAGGGTGTCCCAGGGGCTGGCAGTGTCCACTGTGGCCAGACCACGGAGGAGCAGGCACAAATTGGCCAGCAGTAGCAGCTCAGAAGGCGAGGACAGCGCCGGCCCGTCCCAGCCCACCCAGAAGAGGGCCCGGCACACAGGCCCATCACCGCAGACCAAGGCCCCGATGGCCAGGCCCGCCAGCGATAGGGAGGCAGCCACAAGTGCCAGCTGGGCAGCCTACCGGGCGGCCATCCGCGGAGTGGGCAGTGCCCAGACCTGCCGCCTGGGCCCCAGTCCACTGCGAGGGCCCAGCGAGGCCCCCATCCCCCAAGCAGCACTCATCCCTAAGGAGGAGTGTTTGGCTGGGGACTGGCTGGAGGAAGACTTCCCGATGAGCCCCGGTCACCGGGGCCGCCGTCCAGCCCGCCCCCAGAGCGGTGGAGATGGCGGCAGACACCATGCCTCTGGCCCAGGCAGTGACATGGCACGCAGGCCCCGGGCCCGGGTTCGGGCCTGGCAGAGCCGACTGCCCTGTCTCAAGAGCTGGAGCACGCCAGTCAGAGCAGACAGAGCCGACAGCCCGGCCACAGAGCCCGCACGGAGCCCCGACGTCCCCAGGGCTGTGGCGCCCTCTGGAGAAAACCCCACAGCAGGCCAGCTCTCG ggccaggccctgccccctcccatccGAGTCCGAGTTCGAGTCCAGGATAACCTCTTCCTCATTCCCGTTCCACACCG GGAGGCCCACTCCGTGGCCTGGCTGGCTGAGCAGGCCGCCCAGCGTCACTACCAGGCCTCCGGGCTGCTGCCTCGGCTCTCCCTTCAAAAAGAGGGGGCCCTGCTGGCCCCTCAGGACCCTATCCCcgacgtgctgcagagcaacgaGGAG GTGTTGGCTGAGGTGACTTCGTGGGACCTCCCCCCACTGAGGGACCGTTACCGCCGGGCCTGCCAGAGCCTGGAGCAAG GGGAGCACCAGCAGGTGCTGCAGGCCGTGGAGCACCAGGGCTCAGCCCCCGCATTCAGCGCCTGCTCCCTGGCACTGTGCCAAGCCCAGCTCACGCCGCTGCTGCGGGCCCTGAAGCTGCATTCAGCGCTCCGGGAGCTTCGCCTGGCCGGGAACCGGCTGGGGGATGGGTGTGTTGCTGAGTTGCTGGCCACCTTGGACACTGTGCCCGCCCTGACCCTCCTTGACCTGTCCTCTAACCACCTGGGCCCTGAAGGCCTGCGCCAGCTTGCTGCGGGCCTCCTGGGGCAGACCACCTTGCAG AACTTAGAAGAGCTGAACTTGAGCATGAACCCCCTCGGGGATGGCTGTGGCCAGGCCCTGGCCTCCATCCTGCGGGCTTGTCCCGTGCTTTGCACCCTGCACCTCCGGGCCTGTGGCTTTGGCCCCAGCTTCTTCCTGAGCCATCAGGCGGCTGTGGGCAGCGCCTTCCAAG ACACCAAGCGCCTGAAGACACTGTCCCTGTCCTACAATGGCCTGGGCCCCACTGCCCTGGCCCAGGTCCTGGGGAGCCTGCCGGCTCACAGCCTCCTGCGCCTGGAGCTGAGCTCTGTGGCCACCGGCAAGAGTGGCCTAGGTCTCACGGAGCCCGTGGTTCGCTACCTGAGCCAG